In Bacillus sp. DX3.1, the following proteins share a genomic window:
- a CDS encoding DMT family transporter → MPYFYVFLLLLTSLLWGGNFVVGKSLVDHASPMTLTSLRWMIAIICLLPLVWFKEKKILPPRGAILPLLFMGLTGVVLFNIFQFLALEQTSATNVGLISTLNAISIALFSSLFLKEKINTLQMLSMILSLFGVVLVLSKGNIALLFSLHFNSGDLWMIAAVCIWGIYSVCSKWATKKTTPMMATLYSGIFGVIILLPFNISHFTVSHIDASFITSLLYTGVISTVVCMVFWNIGVQKLGATTSGIFLNFNPIFTAILAFLFLGEQITWVQIVGTFVVVTGCYLFSHFKTVVPQPSTTFARSHL, encoded by the coding sequence ATGCCATACTTTTATGTTTTTTTATTACTGTTAACAAGCTTACTCTGGGGTGGAAACTTTGTTGTTGGAAAATCACTTGTCGATCATGCTTCTCCGATGACTCTTACTAGCTTACGATGGATGATTGCGATCATTTGCCTATTACCGCTTGTCTGGTTCAAAGAAAAGAAAATTTTGCCGCCGCGTGGTGCAATCCTTCCCTTACTATTCATGGGATTAACTGGCGTTGTTCTCTTCAACATTTTTCAATTTCTAGCACTAGAACAAACATCTGCAACAAACGTTGGACTCATTTCTACATTAAATGCAATTTCAATTGCTCTATTTTCGTCTTTATTCTTAAAAGAAAAAATAAACACGCTTCAAATGCTTTCTATGATTCTTTCTCTATTTGGCGTTGTTCTCGTACTTTCAAAAGGAAATATAGCACTGTTATTTTCATTACATTTCAATAGCGGGGATTTATGGATGATAGCCGCTGTCTGTATATGGGGTATCTATTCTGTTTGCAGCAAATGGGCAACAAAGAAAACAACACCGATGATGGCGACATTATATTCTGGAATTTTCGGTGTCATCATACTGCTTCCATTTAACATTTCTCATTTTACTGTTTCTCATATCGACGCTTCATTTATCACCTCATTACTATACACAGGTGTAATCTCAACTGTTGTCTGTATGGTATTTTGGAATATTGGTGTTCAAAAATTAGGAGCAACTACGTCCGGTATTTTTCTAAACTTCAATCCAATCTTTACCGCTATTTTAGCGTTTCTTTTCCTAGGAGAACAAATTACGTGGGTTCAAATCGTCGGCACTTTCGTTGTGGTTACTGGCTGTTATTTATTTTCCCATTTTAAAACAGTCGTACCTCAGCCAAGCACAACTTTTGCACGTAGTCATTTATAA
- a CDS encoding Lrp/AsnC family transcriptional regulator: MESSIIKVLDDLDLQILDVLQKETQVSNAELARRVNLSPPAMHARVKRLESEGFIDKQVAILNQEKLGFDLLCFIFMSTNIHQAEKLEVLERELKSMPEVLECHCLTGEYDYLLKVANRDRKELEYFIRKLNKLGITRIQTSLALREIKYSTVLPIRNEKTSTE; the protein is encoded by the coding sequence ATGGAATCGTCCATTATTAAAGTGTTAGATGATTTAGACCTTCAAATTTTAGATGTGTTGCAAAAAGAAACACAGGTAAGCAACGCAGAGCTTGCGCGCCGCGTCAATTTGTCACCGCCTGCGATGCATGCACGGGTAAAACGCTTGGAAAGTGAAGGGTTTATTGATAAGCAAGTTGCGATATTAAATCAGGAGAAACTCGGCTTTGATTTATTATGTTTTATTTTTATGAGCACAAACATTCATCAAGCTGAAAAACTAGAAGTATTAGAAAGAGAATTGAAATCTATGCCTGAAGTACTGGAATGTCATTGCTTAACAGGGGAATACGATTATCTTTTAAAAGTAGCAAACCGAGATCGGAAGGAACTAGAGTATTTTATTAGAAAGCTAAATAAGCTTGGGATTACGCGGATTCAAACGAGCTTAGCGCTAAGGGAGATTAAGTATTCAACTGTGTTGCCGATACGAAATGAGAAAACAAGCACCGAATGA